One genomic region from Leptospira tipperaryensis encodes:
- a CDS encoding histidine kinase, whose protein sequence is MAKSFQDLDQKLSELIQTRSRITVQSSRMNSKLEKYVLRIITEILNKVGQSRYIEMLYTITKEMSINGVKANQKRVFFEDEGLDIRNPEEYEKGVAAFKAKFSEKMADEYGKRCLARGISVKLNITYTADGIVVEVTNNTPVIAEEQERMREKMKKAMGYNDIAEFYMDNMDNTEGAGLGIALIMILLKSENIDPHLFRVMTHEHETVARVEIPFSENYISIRSKELKENNLGNQR, encoded by the coding sequence ATGGCAAAAAGTTTTCAAGACTTAGATCAAAAACTGAGCGAACTCATCCAGACACGTTCCCGAATTACGGTTCAATCCTCTCGGATGAACTCCAAACTTGAAAAATACGTTCTTCGAATCATTACGGAAATCCTAAACAAAGTCGGGCAATCCCGTTATATCGAGATGCTTTATACCATCACGAAGGAAATGTCCATCAACGGAGTCAAAGCAAACCAAAAGAGAGTTTTTTTTGAAGACGAAGGATTGGACATTCGAAATCCGGAAGAGTATGAAAAAGGTGTCGCCGCTTTCAAAGCAAAGTTTTCGGAAAAAATGGCGGACGAATATGGCAAGAGATGTCTTGCTCGTGGAATTTCTGTAAAATTAAACATTACTTATACAGCAGACGGGATCGTAGTCGAAGTCACAAACAACACTCCAGTAATCGCCGAGGAACAGGAAAGGATGCGGGAGAAAATGAAAAAGGCGATGGGTTATAACGATATCGCCGAATTCTACATGGATAACATGGATAATACGGAAGGAGCGGGACTTGGTATCGCTCTTATTATGATTCTATTAAAAAGTGAGAATATAGATCCTCACCTCTTCCGAGTCATGACTCACGAACACGAAACCGTTGCGAGAGTGGAAATTCCGTTTTCAGAAAATTATATCAGCATTCGAAGTAAGGAACTAAAGGAAAACAATCTTGGAAATCAAAGGTAA
- a CDS encoding SDR family oxidoreductase, with the protein MEIKGKTVLITGSAGGLGKTMAEYFAKSGAKIVLSDISEEKLKEAENDIKSLGAEVFSFKADVSKEEDAEKLMKAAVSQFGSLDVAVLNAGILRDGLLVKTDKETGKVISKMSLANWQSVIDVNLTGVFLTGREAAIQMIESKSKGVIIPIASVAMHGNPGQTNYSAAKAGVAAMTKLWAKELSRYGIRVAGIAPGFIKTEMVMKDMNPEALKKWESLIPIGRLGEPYEIAMTAEFIVNNDLVSGVVLEISGGVKI; encoded by the coding sequence TTGGAAATCAAAGGTAAAACTGTTTTAATCACCGGCTCTGCGGGTGGATTGGGAAAAACGATGGCGGAATATTTCGCCAAAAGCGGGGCAAAAATCGTCCTTTCAGACATATCTGAAGAAAAATTAAAAGAAGCTGAAAATGATATCAAGTCCTTGGGAGCTGAAGTGTTTTCTTTTAAAGCGGACGTATCCAAAGAAGAAGATGCAGAAAAGCTTATGAAGGCCGCGGTAAGTCAGTTCGGCAGTTTAGACGTTGCGGTTTTAAACGCTGGAATTTTAAGAGACGGTCTTTTGGTGAAAACCGATAAAGAAACCGGTAAAGTAATTTCTAAAATGTCATTAGCAAATTGGCAATCAGTCATCGACGTAAATCTTACCGGTGTGTTTCTTACCGGAAGAGAAGCTGCGATTCAGATGATCGAAAGTAAAAGTAAAGGTGTAATCATTCCGATCGCATCGGTTGCGATGCACGGTAACCCCGGTCAGACAAATTATTCCGCAGCGAAAGCGGGAGTTGCCGCAATGACAAAACTCTGGGCAAAAGAGTTAAGTAGATACGGCATTCGTGTGGCAGGAATTGCACCGGGATTTATAAAAACAGAAATGGTAATGAAAGACATGAATCCGGAAGCATTAAAAAAATGGGAATCTCTTATACCAATTGGTAGATTAGGAGAACCTTATGAAATAGCAATGACTGCAGAGTTCATTGTTAACAATGATTTAGTGTCCGGTGTCGTATTAGAAATATCAGGTGGAGTAAAAATTTAA
- a CDS encoding ArsR/SmtB family transcription factor: MSKEKSVLKKTQLESAIRGIKGIAHPDRLQILFFLSQKEHSVGELVDLLGISQSAASQHLSKMKINGILSSRKESNQVFYYLKDGKYKDLIRTIVKIYG; this comes from the coding sequence ATGTCTAAAGAAAAATCAGTATTAAAGAAAACACAGTTAGAATCAGCAATTCGCGGAATCAAGGGAATCGCACACCCAGACCGTTTGCAGATTCTTTTTTTCCTCTCCCAAAAGGAACACAGCGTAGGCGAACTTGTAGATTTACTTGGGATCAGCCAATCAGCTGCTTCTCAACACCTAAGCAAAATGAAGATCAACGGAATTCTTTCCAGCAGAAAAGAATCCAACCAAGTCTTCTATTACTTAAAAGACGGTAAATACAAGGATCTGATTCGTACGATTGTAAAAATCTACGGTTGA
- the rfaD gene encoding ADP-glyceromanno-heptose 6-epimerase: protein MTKKRCIVTGGAGLIGSNLIEELNRQGINDILVVDHLGNSSKWKNLVGKKYSDYLEKEHFLDLALRSSLFKDYDILFHLGACSSTTETDASYLIGNNFEYTKLLAKESLKSGVRFVYASSAATYGDGANGYDDKGDIDVLKPLNMYGYSKHMFDLYAKKHSFLDRITGIKYFNVFGYGEGHKEDMRSVVLKGYEQIKKDGKIKLFKSYKPEYKDGEQRRDFLYAKDAAKITAYLAFGGHGGLYNLGRGVAETWNDLVSAIFDTLGLPKNIEYTEMPETLKAKYQYYTCADTTKLLKTGYNEGFTLLKDAVREYVTLLDQEEGT, encoded by the coding sequence ATGACGAAAAAAAGATGTATAGTCACCGGTGGAGCAGGTCTCATCGGGTCCAATCTCATTGAAGAACTCAACCGCCAAGGAATCAACGACATTCTGGTCGTGGATCATCTTGGAAATTCTTCCAAGTGGAAGAATTTGGTGGGAAAAAAATATTCAGATTATCTGGAAAAGGAACACTTTCTGGATCTCGCGCTTCGATCGAGTCTATTCAAAGATTATGATATTCTTTTTCACTTAGGCGCTTGTTCCTCGACTACGGAAACGGACGCTTCTTATCTGATCGGAAACAATTTCGAGTATACTAAACTTCTCGCGAAGGAATCCCTTAAAAGCGGGGTTCGTTTTGTCTACGCTTCTTCGGCTGCGACCTACGGAGACGGAGCTAACGGATACGACGATAAGGGCGACATTGATGTTTTAAAACCGTTGAATATGTACGGTTATTCCAAACACATGTTCGACCTCTATGCCAAAAAACATTCCTTCTTGGATCGAATCACCGGAATCAAATACTTTAACGTCTTCGGTTACGGAGAAGGGCATAAGGAAGATATGAGGAGTGTGGTTCTAAAGGGTTACGAACAGATCAAAAAGGACGGAAAGATCAAACTTTTCAAATCCTATAAACCAGAATATAAGGACGGAGAACAAAGACGCGATTTTTTATACGCAAAGGACGCGGCTAAAATCACCGCCTATCTCGCGTTTGGTGGTCACGGAGGTCTTTATAATTTGGGAAGAGGGGTCGCTGAAACTTGGAACGATCTTGTCTCGGCCATTTTCGATACTCTCGGCCTTCCTAAAAACATAGAATACACCGAAATGCCGGAAACTCTCAAAGCAAAGTATCAGTATTATACTTGCGCGGATACGACAAAACTGCTCAAAACGGGCTATAACGAAGGATTTACGCTGTTAAAGGATGCAGTGAGAGAGTATGTAACCCTCCTCGATCAAGAAGAGGGTACATAA
- a CDS encoding UbiD family decarboxylase, whose translation MKIRSTSDFVKELQKEKELLVIEEEVDPILELAEIQRRVVAKRGPAVLFRNVKGSRFSVATNLYGSEKRMRIAFGEDPVKFVQKIAYTIQHFLPPSPAKVWALRHLAFQALRVGLKKVNSAPVLENTLESLHELPTIKSWPKDGGNFVTLPLVYTESPKTGKGNLGMYRIQIHGPLETGMHIQIHRGGGNHYFEAEREGKGLPVHIYAGGPPGLTIAAVAPLPEEISELILASLLLGEKLKIYKNSNVSSLPIVADADFLISGIIPPKIRKPEGPFGDHYGYYALKHDYPIVQVKNIFHRKDAIWPATVVGRPPQEDHWIAEYLQDLLSPMFPVVMPAVKGVWAYEESGVHSLAAAVVKERYQGEAFTGALRILGEGQLSLTKVLLVTDQNVDFKDFRNTFISVLERMNPITDLHIFSNISQDTLDYTGPEVNKGSKAILLGSGEKKNSLKTGFKGKFVSSFFQDPIVAYPGTLVVSGKKYKKNDGLPAKLLKEKCIQDFLLVFIVDDSIDATRSDHDFIWSIFTRFEPAGDIYANTKLIRNHPGLYPPVVIDCRLKDWYPPLTEADSQTVKRVDDRFGRLLDSL comes from the coding sequence ATGAAAATCAGATCCACGAGCGACTTTGTAAAAGAACTACAAAAGGAAAAAGAACTTCTCGTCATTGAAGAGGAAGTGGATCCGATCTTAGAATTGGCCGAGATACAAAGACGAGTCGTTGCAAAACGAGGGCCGGCCGTTCTATTTAGAAACGTAAAAGGATCCCGCTTTTCGGTCGCGACCAATCTCTACGGTTCCGAAAAAAGAATGAGAATCGCTTTCGGAGAGGACCCCGTAAAGTTCGTGCAAAAAATTGCATATACGATTCAACACTTTCTTCCTCCGTCGCCGGCAAAGGTTTGGGCATTGCGTCATCTCGCGTTTCAGGCCTTGCGTGTCGGATTAAAAAAAGTTAACTCGGCGCCCGTTCTTGAAAATACATTAGAATCTCTGCATGAACTTCCGACCATAAAATCCTGGCCGAAAGACGGAGGTAATTTTGTTACACTACCTCTGGTTTATACGGAAAGCCCGAAAACTGGAAAGGGAAACCTTGGAATGTATCGGATTCAAATCCACGGACCTCTGGAAACGGGAATGCACATTCAAATCCACAGGGGCGGAGGAAATCACTACTTCGAAGCGGAAAGAGAAGGAAAAGGCTTGCCGGTTCATATCTACGCGGGAGGTCCTCCGGGACTTACGATCGCTGCCGTGGCGCCCCTACCGGAAGAGATCAGCGAACTCATTCTCGCCTCACTGTTATTAGGCGAAAAATTAAAAATTTATAAGAATTCAAACGTGAGTTCGCTTCCGATCGTGGCGGACGCGGACTTTTTGATTTCGGGAATCATTCCACCGAAGATTCGAAAACCCGAAGGACCGTTCGGCGATCACTACGGCTACTACGCGTTAAAACACGACTATCCTATCGTTCAGGTAAAAAATATTTTTCATAGAAAGGACGCGATCTGGCCCGCGACCGTGGTGGGACGTCCTCCTCAAGAGGATCACTGGATCGCCGAATATCTCCAAGATCTATTGTCTCCGATGTTTCCGGTTGTCATGCCTGCGGTAAAAGGGGTTTGGGCCTATGAAGAATCCGGAGTTCATTCTCTCGCAGCTGCGGTCGTTAAGGAACGTTATCAAGGAGAGGCGTTTACGGGAGCGCTTCGAATTTTGGGAGAAGGTCAACTCTCCCTTACAAAGGTATTGCTCGTCACCGATCAAAACGTAGATTTCAAAGACTTTAGAAATACGTTTATTAGCGTATTAGAAAGAATGAATCCGATTACCGACTTGCATATTTTTTCCAATATTTCCCAGGACACCTTGGATTATACGGGGCCGGAAGTAAACAAAGGAAGTAAGGCGATTCTTCTTGGATCCGGTGAAAAGAAAAATTCTCTTAAAACGGGTTTTAAGGGAAAATTCGTAAGTTCTTTTTTTCAAGATCCGATCGTAGCGTATCCCGGAACGTTAGTCGTATCCGGAAAAAAATACAAAAAGAACGACGGGCTTCCCGCAAAACTTCTCAAAGAAAAATGTATTCAAGATTTTTTACTCGTGTTTATCGTGGACGATTCGATCGACGCGACTCGTTCCGATCACGATTTTATCTGGTCGATCTTTACTCGCTTTGAACCGGCGGGAGATATCTACGCGAACACAAAATTAATACGAAATCATCCGGGACTCTATCCTCCGGTCGTAATCGACTGCAGACTCAAGGATTGGTATCCACCTCTAACGGAAGCGGACAGCCAAACCGTGAAAAGGGTAGACGATAGATTTGGTAGACTCTTAGACTCTCTTTAG
- the mutY gene encoding A/G-specific adenine glycosylase, with translation MEFKNNPIDPKLLSKLRKSLLSWFQKNKRELPFRINKNAYRIWVSEIMLQQTRVAAMLPIYETFLERFPDPNSLKEASEDEVMKYWKGLGYYSRARNLKKGAGLLVEKFSGNFPKDYEDALSIPGVGSYTASAVLSIAYGKHHAVLDGNVKRVLSRLFLIEEDPLLNSTNQLLGSLAQEFLTPDFAGDHNEAMMELGALVCVPIPICMSCPLIDHCEAKAAGKEREIPVSKSVDNWIDLDLHFLFLRSKDQILLLKYSGRRFFKTIYSLPFRLEGKHPYEKDFISEELFEESRLNTHPHRAKHSITNHRIQLKFSDILEEDRTRIEKILNKKQDVLFKWVREEDLKEEFPSSISGKLIKLKNKTIKQPELPVGKL, from the coding sequence GTGGAATTCAAAAACAACCCAATCGACCCAAAACTCCTTTCGAAACTGCGAAAATCCTTACTTTCCTGGTTTCAAAAAAACAAAAGAGAACTTCCCTTTAGAATCAATAAGAACGCGTATCGGATCTGGGTGAGCGAAATCATGCTTCAACAGACTCGGGTCGCGGCGATGCTTCCGATCTACGAAACATTCTTAGAAAGATTTCCGGATCCGAACTCCCTCAAAGAAGCTTCGGAAGACGAGGTCATGAAATACTGGAAGGGACTTGGTTATTATTCTCGAGCGCGAAACTTAAAAAAAGGGGCGGGCCTTTTGGTCGAAAAATTTTCGGGGAATTTTCCGAAAGACTACGAAGACGCGCTTTCGATTCCCGGAGTAGGTAGTTATACCGCATCGGCAGTATTATCGATCGCTTATGGAAAACATCACGCCGTTTTAGACGGAAACGTTAAGCGCGTTTTATCCAGACTTTTTTTGATCGAAGAAGATCCTCTTCTCAATTCCACAAATCAACTTTTAGGAAGTCTCGCTCAGGAATTTTTAACTCCGGATTTCGCGGGCGACCACAACGAGGCGATGATGGAACTCGGAGCCTTGGTCTGTGTTCCGATTCCGATTTGTATGTCTTGTCCCCTAATCGATCACTGCGAAGCAAAGGCCGCAGGGAAGGAAAGGGAGATTCCCGTATCTAAATCGGTAGACAACTGGATCGATCTGGATCTGCATTTTTTATTCTTAAGATCTAAGGATCAGATTCTTCTTTTGAAATATTCAGGAAGAAGATTTTTTAAAACGATCTATTCGCTTCCGTTCCGATTGGAAGGAAAACATCCCTACGAAAAGGATTTTATCTCCGAAGAGTTGTTTGAAGAATCCCGTCTGAATACACATCCACATCGTGCAAAACATTCCATCACCAATCATAGAATCCAATTGAAGTTCAGCGACATTCTGGAAGAGGACCGAACTCGAATCGAAAAAATCTTAAACAAAAAACAAGACGTCCTTTTCAAATGGGTTCGAGAAGAGGATCTCAAGGAAGAATTCCCTTCTTCGATTTCAGGAAAGCTGATCAAACTCAAAAATAAAACGATAAAACAACCGGAACTTCCGGTAGGAAAATTATGA
- a CDS encoding adenylate/guanylate cyclase domain-containing protein: protein MNELAEFAKNIALGTPEDIIQREEDYFRALSRIVRYRNKEALTREMMNHIVNSDRNRILEEKKKADVLLQNILPEYMIEELKLKGKVRPIQHENAVVILTDFVGFSDISRYMSPNELLKELSIYFDEFEKICTQHRIEKVKTIGDAFLAVGGLGGYKRTAKLDSLLASLKMMDYTESRKKERMKNGEDAWGLRIAIHSGTLIAGVVGHTKIAFDIWGHTVNLASRIENIGEPGKITVSKSVYNDVRDYFDCSYVGMKELKGVGPHDIYTIDSIKKKLASPESVLAPGPNFNKLYHALENGKHIMLLDGKYHISNPSRPEKRNILTRD, encoded by the coding sequence TTGAACGAGTTAGCCGAGTTTGCAAAGAACATCGCGCTTGGAACCCCCGAAGATATCATCCAAAGAGAAGAAGACTATTTTCGCGCCTTAAGCCGGATCGTTCGTTATCGAAATAAGGAAGCCCTCACTCGCGAGATGATGAATCATATCGTCAATAGCGATCGAAACCGAATTCTCGAAGAGAAAAAAAAGGCGGACGTACTTTTACAAAACATTCTTCCGGAATATATGATCGAAGAATTGAAGTTAAAGGGAAAGGTTCGACCGATCCAACACGAGAACGCGGTTGTGATTCTTACAGACTTCGTGGGTTTTTCCGATATCAGCCGTTACATGAGTCCGAACGAACTCTTAAAGGAACTCTCTATCTACTTCGACGAGTTCGAAAAAATCTGTACTCAACATAGAATCGAAAAAGTAAAAACGATCGGAGATGCGTTTCTTGCGGTCGGAGGTCTAGGCGGATACAAGAGGACGGCAAAACTCGATTCTCTTTTGGCTTCTTTGAAGATGATGGATTATACCGAAAGTCGAAAGAAAGAAAGAATGAAAAACGGAGAAGACGCCTGGGGACTTCGGATCGCGATCCACTCGGGAACCTTGATCGCGGGAGTGGTCGGACATACAAAGATCGCATTCGATATCTGGGGTCATACGGTCAACCTTGCTTCTCGAATTGAAAATATCGGAGAACCCGGAAAGATCACTGTCTCTAAATCCGTTTATAACGACGTAAGAGATTACTTCGATTGTTCTTACGTGGGAATGAAAGAATTGAAAGGAGTGGGTCCGCACGATATCTACACGATCGATTCCATCAAAAAGAAGTTGGCCAGTCCCGAGTCGGTTTTAGCCCCGGGCCCGAACTTCAACAAACTCTATCACGCATTGGAAAACGGAAAACATATCATGCTCTTGGATGGGAAATATCATATCTCCAATCCGAGCCGACCAGAAAAACGAAATATCTTGACCAGAGATTAA
- a CDS encoding MBL fold metallo-hydrolase yields the protein MSENDIAQAETHKNIQRELTLEIDTNYAVEIAEDIYWIGFYDQKESLHCNPYMIKNGDSTILIDPGSIPDFPVVARKVFSLVAPNSIETIILQHQDPDLCANVPIFEDLSGDSPVQIVAETRTVYLIKHYGVKGSVIRIGDELTYFSTPSGRELQFISTPFAHSPGAMITFDIKSRVLFTSDILGGLGREWSLYHDSKALDNMKTFMQAYIPSNLALRYALLKIMSFDAEVIAPQHGQIIRKEQLPAIIDELWNLPCGLDLIKDDWIQKARKGDLR from the coding sequence TTGTCTGAAAACGATATAGCTCAAGCGGAAACGCATAAGAATATTCAGAGAGAATTAACTCTCGAAATCGACACCAATTACGCGGTAGAAATTGCGGAAGACATCTACTGGATCGGATTCTACGATCAAAAAGAATCCCTTCACTGTAATCCATACATGATCAAAAACGGTGATAGCACCATTCTGATCGACCCTGGCTCCATTCCCGATTTTCCGGTCGTGGCCAGAAAGGTTTTCTCCCTAGTCGCCCCGAACTCCATAGAAACAATCATCTTACAACACCAGGATCCGGATCTTTGCGCGAACGTTCCGATCTTCGAAGACTTGAGCGGTGATAGCCCGGTTCAGATAGTCGCGGAAACAAGAACCGTCTATCTGATCAAACACTATGGAGTCAAAGGAAGTGTGATTCGGATCGGAGACGAATTGACTTATTTTTCCACTCCAAGCGGAAGAGAACTTCAATTTATCAGCACTCCTTTTGCACATTCTCCGGGAGCGATGATCACATTCGATATCAAGTCGCGGGTTCTTTTTACGAGCGATATTTTGGGAGGTTTAGGAAGGGAATGGTCCCTGTATCACGATTCCAAGGCCTTGGATAATATGAAAACGTTTATGCAGGCTTACATTCCTTCGAATCTCGCTCTGCGTTATGCGCTCTTGAAGATTATGAGCTTTGACGCCGAGGTGATCGCTCCTCAGCACGGACAGATCATTCGTAAGGAACAACTTCCAGCGATCATCGACGAACTCTGGAATCTTCCTTGCGGACTCGATTTGATCAAGGACGATTGGATTCAAAAAGCCAGAAAGGGTGATCTGCGTTGA
- a CDS encoding response regulator, with protein sequence MNPIALKLLYVEDEELIRVMMVRFLERFLTSVRSAENGKVGWDIFLEYQPDVVITDIKMPVLDGIELTKKIRGYNLNIPIAAMTAFSEPEIIDEARKAGATEIFIKPVNVEKIRELLLTYEK encoded by the coding sequence ATGAACCCAATCGCATTAAAACTTCTTTATGTAGAAGATGAGGAACTGATTCGAGTAATGATGGTCCGTTTTTTAGAACGTTTTTTAACTTCGGTACGTTCTGCTGAGAATGGAAAAGTGGGTTGGGATATATTCCTTGAGTACCAACCTGACGTCGTAATTACCGATATCAAAATGCCGGTGTTAGACGGAATCGAACTTACAAAAAAAATTAGAGGATACAATTTGAATATTCCGATTGCCGCTATGACTGCCTTCTCAGAACCTGAGATTATCGACGAAGCTCGTAAAGCCGGAGCCACCGAAATTTTTATCAAACCCGTTAACGTGGAAAAGATAAGGGAGCTTCTGCTTACATATGAAAAATAG
- a CDS encoding PAS domain S-box protein yields MNSRLGSQEVHPPIFHSDKHGVYLSSNDVFQAFIELESISEGTEIISKSASEIIVEFAKNSFKDKLITPIQFMTEAGFIKSRSVFFRKIYKDEEVLEIEGVILPEFNKAKKARGKRTIAVNRSYLIRNEITQWILKSKSVQDLYTGVCQILKAEENFGFVCFGTVESRKDIIFQVSYAGDNPFIFKTETEGMDLGPGLRVIKTGKPLIVEDIEKADDFGHWKETCVQFGYQSMGVFPIFLLNELISVLCIFTKEKHYFLEDEAGIYSEIAKDLALGLKNIRESEQRFLAVNALRESDERFQAIFETVVDAIIMITPKGTIMMFNGAAEKMFGYNFTEVVGKNIKFLMPEPYHSEHDDYLKRYVETREKKIIGIGREVVALKKDGTKFPVELAVSEFSQNQNQYFVGVIRDMTARKNTEHDLREKTSALEELNRSLEARVESEIQKRREQEKAMIVRSRLADMGEMIGNIAHQWRQPLNVIALCIQDLSYTHSEGELDEEYILDSTNKIMDLVEQMSNTIDDFRNYFRPNKTKEKFSLKSTIQKSFSLVSESLKNQNIRIYLNPDEDYEVFGFPNEFSQVILNIIANSRDAIMESHPEDPSIYVDIRKEGEKKMVIVRDNGGGIEASVMEKLFQPYFTTKDQGKGTGIGLYMSKSIIENNMDGKIYAYNSDKGAVMVIELP; encoded by the coding sequence ATGAATTCTCGTTTAGGATCTCAGGAAGTGCATCCTCCTATCTTCCACTCCGATAAACACGGAGTCTATTTATCTTCCAATGACGTATTTCAGGCTTTTATAGAATTGGAATCGATTTCAGAAGGAACCGAAATCATCTCCAAATCCGCGTCCGAGATCATCGTAGAATTTGCTAAAAATTCCTTCAAAGATAAACTGATCACTCCCATTCAATTTATGACCGAAGCCGGCTTTATCAAAAGTCGATCCGTCTTCTTTCGAAAAATTTATAAGGACGAAGAAGTTCTCGAAATCGAAGGAGTGATTCTTCCCGAGTTCAATAAAGCTAAAAAGGCCCGGGGAAAAAGAACGATCGCGGTCAACCGTTCGTATCTCATTCGAAACGAGATCACACAATGGATTCTAAAATCCAAATCGGTTCAGGACCTCTATACGGGTGTTTGTCAAATTCTCAAAGCCGAAGAGAATTTCGGATTCGTTTGTTTTGGAACGGTTGAATCTAGGAAAGATATAATATTCCAAGTTTCTTATGCAGGGGATAATCCGTTTATCTTTAAGACCGAAACCGAAGGGATGGATCTGGGTCCGGGGCTTAGGGTGATCAAAACCGGAAAACCTCTGATCGTAGAAGATATCGAGAAAGCTGATGATTTCGGTCATTGGAAAGAGACGTGCGTTCAATTCGGTTATCAATCGATGGGTGTTTTTCCGATTTTTTTGTTAAACGAATTGATATCCGTTCTTTGTATTTTTACCAAAGAAAAACACTATTTCTTAGAGGATGAGGCCGGAATCTATTCCGAGATCGCAAAGGATTTGGCGTTGGGGCTTAAAAACATTCGAGAGAGCGAACAGAGATTTTTGGCAGTCAATGCGTTACGCGAAAGCGACGAACGATTTCAAGCCATCTTTGAAACCGTGGTGGACGCGATCATTATGATCACACCAAAGGGAACGATTATGATGTTTAACGGAGCTGCGGAGAAAATGTTCGGTTATAATTTTACGGAGGTTGTGGGAAAGAATATTAAATTTTTAATGCCCGAGCCGTATCATTCCGAACACGACGACTATCTAAAAAGATACGTGGAAACTCGCGAAAAAAAGATCATCGGAATCGGAAGGGAGGTCGTCGCCCTCAAAAAAGACGGAACAAAATTTCCAGTGGAACTTGCAGTCTCCGAATTTTCCCAAAATCAAAACCAATACTTTGTGGGGGTGATTCGCGATATGACCGCGCGGAAAAATACCGAACACGATTTGAGAGAAAAGACGAGCGCCCTCGAAGAATTGAACCGCAGCCTGGAAGCAAGGGTGGAATCCGAAATCCAAAAACGCAGAGAACAAGAAAAGGCAATGATCGTTCGGTCCAGACTGGCCGATATGGGCGAAATGATAGGGAATATCGCACATCAGTGGAGACAACCCCTCAACGTAATCGCCCTTTGTATACAGGATTTATCATATACTCATTCGGAAGGCGAGCTGGACGAAGAATACATCCTAGATTCCACAAACAAGATTATGGATTTGGTGGAACAGATGTCAAATACCATCGATGATTTTCGTAATTATTTTCGTCCGAATAAAACAAAGGAAAAGTTTTCCTTAAAATCTACGATCCAGAAATCCTTTTCATTGGTTTCCGAAAGTTTAAAAAATCAAAATATTAGAATTTACTTAAATCCTGATGAAGATTACGAAGTATTCGGTTTTCCTAATGAATTTTCCCAAGTAATTCTAAATATAATTGCAAATTCAAGGGATGCGATTATGGAATCTCATCCGGAGGATCCGTCGATTTACGTTGATATTCGTAAGGAAGGAGAAAAAAAAATGGTGATCGTCAGAGACAACGGAGGAGGGATAGAGGCTTCCGTTATGGAAAAACTTTTTCAACCGTATTTTACAACCAAGGATCAGGGAAAGGGAACCGGAATCGGTCTTTATATGTCTAAATCGATCATCGAAAACAATATGGATGGAAAGATCTACGCATACAATTCGGATAAAGGCGCCGTGATGGTTATCGAACTCCCATGA